A portion of the Krasilnikovia cinnamomea genome contains these proteins:
- a CDS encoding SDR family NAD(P)-dependent oxidoreductase: MDLQFKGKVYLVTGASAGIGAATVEFLVQQGATAVGVARSPIPEHISGSPSIAMDVTHPEAPDLIVSAVVERHGRLDGLVNNVGGVDVSTGFLDMSDKQWQATFDLNFHALVRMSRAALPSLLKTAGSLVHVASEAARFPDPSILDYAAAKTAVLAVSKGLAAEFGPLGVRSNVVLPGPTRTRLWDAPGGFADQLAERFALPAEEAVEHFVRDVRQLPTGRLGTAREVAQVIGYLLSPLAAQVTGAEWSVDGGALRQL; this comes from the coding sequence ATGGATCTCCAGTTCAAGGGCAAGGTTTATCTCGTCACCGGAGCGTCCGCCGGAATCGGCGCCGCGACGGTCGAATTCCTCGTGCAGCAGGGAGCAACAGCCGTCGGGGTTGCCCGTTCGCCGATACCGGAACACATTTCCGGGTCGCCGAGCATCGCGATGGATGTGACCCATCCGGAGGCTCCTGATCTCATTGTCTCCGCAGTTGTCGAGCGTCATGGGCGGCTGGACGGCCTGGTCAACAATGTCGGCGGTGTCGATGTTTCGACCGGCTTCCTCGACATGTCCGACAAGCAGTGGCAGGCGACATTCGACCTGAACTTCCACGCCCTGGTGAGGATGTCCAGGGCGGCGCTGCCGTCGTTGTTGAAGACGGCTGGAAGCCTGGTGCACGTCGCCAGCGAGGCGGCGCGTTTCCCGGATCCGTCGATTCTTGACTATGCCGCGGCGAAAACGGCCGTGCTGGCGGTGTCCAAAGGGCTGGCGGCGGAGTTCGGCCCCCTCGGGGTCCGCTCGAACGTCGTTCTTCCTGGACCGACCCGGACCCGCCTGTGGGACGCTCCGGGCGGTTTCGCCGATCAGCTCGCCGAGCGGTTCGCGCTCCCTGCCGAGGAGGCCGTCGAGCACTTCGTGCGCGACGTGCGCCAGCTGCCCACCGGCAGGCTCGGCACGGCGCGGGAGGTCGCTCAGGTCATCGGCTACCTGCTGTCGCCGCTGGCGGCGCAGGTGACCGGCGCGGAATGGTCGGTGGACGGCGGCGCACTGCGCCAGTTGTAA